ATTCAACCGAACGTCCTACTGTCGGTGACCAATCTACTCTCGAACCTTGGCCCCAATTCACAGGGATAACCTAGTTAGAACTTTGCTCCCATCAGATAAGATTGGCTATCCCAACCTTGTTAATACCTCCCACACACATGAATACAAATAAACGTAAGAAATCTTATAAAGAATTGAAATCTGTGAACCATCCGATGTTCGGATAAACTACTTACAGATGAATTTTTCCACCAGCTTTGCTGTATGTTGGTGGGAAACATTATTTGAAGTGGAAAATTTTGGATTTGCTCTCCAGTATTGTACTCCTCCTTTAAGGTTCTGAGAGTGATCTTCTGTGTAGAGTTTGTGCTCCATACATATGTGTAATTTGTATGCTTGAATTTAAGTGTACGGGCCAACGGGCTTGTTGCTCAATGGCACTTCCTCACCTCTTCCACATGGAAGGTGAGGGTTCGATTCTCACCAGGAGCATGAGTGCTTGTTGTGGTGGTTAATGCCCTTTGGTCTTGCCTCACCCGTATGCCACTTAGCGGTACCCTTCCCCATCCCCTTAGGAGTACGCTACATATCTATcgagttaccaaaaaaagaaagaatgcaaGTGTACAGACTCTCTTGGATTACAGTGCATTTTGAGGTCAACAAATCATCAGATTGAAGGTTGATGTGGTGTTGCAGATGGGGTTTTCCTTCAGCGAGGACTGTTATTTGTTTCGTCCTTTGTCTCCTGATTAGCCTGTTGCAGTACCTAGGAGAGTCAACATTAGGGAATGGCATTTTCTCCTAGTGTGGTGTCTCAATTTGTTCTATGCTTTAGAGAGATCCAAAGAGATGAGAATCGTGCAGCTTTTTGCTTGGTGAGGCTGTTATCAAGTTCGTATTCTGCAAAAAATTACCCGTTTGTGTTTCATTTGATTGTTCATTTCCCATACtggtttgattttgttacttGTATAGTTCCTTTCCTGTTCTGTCTTTCTTCTCTCATTGAGCTTGAATGGTCTTACTGTACTGTTCAACTTCTCCTTATTGTTTTTCCCTGGATTTGGGTGCTGAATTGCATTTTTATTGCAGAGCCTTCTGCAACCCTGCCGATGTTGAAGAATTTACTGAAGAGAAAAAAGACACTCTTCTTCTTAGACGCCATGGGAAAGGTGCTGATTATGTCCGTGCTGTTCATGAGATTATTGAAAGCTATGAAGAGTTGAAGAAACAGGAGCAACTTGTTGATATTAACTACGTTGATGAAGCTAGTGTAACAAATGCATTGGACTTAGATGGTGATGTTGCATTAAATGATCAGATTGAGGCTCCTTCCATAATGCTTAGTTCATGTGTAAAGAAGTCTAATTCTACTGGAGAAAAGGAGGAGTCAAGCCTTCCTGTTGGAGATGCTGCATATGCGACAGAGGCAGATTTAGGAGATAGGGATACATCGTCTGAGGAGCCTAATGATAGTTCAGTAGTTACAAGAAAACCTCGGGCAAATATATTTTCGTCAGAAAAAAGTCGAGGAGATGTACAGCCACAAAACTCTTCGTCAGAGAAGAGGGATTCATCTGCTTCTAGGTCTAGAAGTTCATCAAGAGTCTACACAAGTAGATTCCAAAAGAAGTCCATGTTACCCTCCAGTAATAGCAATAAATTGGCGGAGGACATAGCTGCTAAAGTTTTGCAGAATGGTTTGGTGAGAAGGAGCAAAAGAATCAGGAAATCACCCGATGTGTCTGAAGGACATGATACTGGTTCACCTGCTCTTCTTCCGAATGGTGGCAACGAAGAAAATGGTTCTGAAATTGTCACGGTTGAATCGGATACTTTCAGCCTAACTGAAGGCAGCGCTGTGGAGTCTGGTTGTAAGCCTCTGCAGCCCGAGTCCGTTGTTGAGTGTGGTGAGAGAGATGTTGAGTTGAGCCTAGCGCTTGATTTCCAAATAAAGGCCGTTGtcctgaaaaagaaaaggaaaccaaaTCGAAAACGAGTGACTAACGATGCTCCTGAGAGTATTGATAGGCTAAACAAGAAGGCAGGTGCTGAGATTGAAGTGCATAAAGCTGGACAAGTTTCGCGAACTTCCAATGAAAAGTCCTTGGAAAGGTTCTCCAAAGAAGATGGCGACGAGCATCTTCCATTAGTAAAAAGGGCTAGGGTTCGGATGGGCAGACCATCTTCTGTAGGGGAGGAGCTTGATACCGTCATGCAATCGGAAGATAAATTAATAGAAGTGTCAAATAGCTTTTCTAGGCAGGTTTCTACACAATCTCAACAACATGGTCCTGATAAAAACTTGTTTTTGGTGAACGGAGTTACGGAGATTCCATCGCTGCCAAATAAAGGACCTCAATCTTCAGCTCAACCGCCTCAGCTTTCGGATCTCaagaaaaaacaacaatttTGTTGTTCAGTGGATGGAGAAGCTGCTTTACCTCCGTCTAAACGCCTTCATCGAGCCCTGGAAGCTATGTCAGCTAATGCTGCAGAAGATGGTCAAATGGAAGAACCATTGTCGAAGAAGATATTGACTAATGGATGTTGTTTATCGTCCCCAACGGACTCCCTTCACACGTCGATGGAGAGCGGACTGAGTAATGGATTTGGGGTACAGAATGTAAGCATTCTTAGCAACAATGCTTCACTCGGCACCTGTGGGATTTCGGACATTTGTGATCCTGCTGAACCAAAGGAAATTGTGAAATCTTCTACAGAAGTTTCGATCTGTCACAGACCAGTCAGAAGTTCCAGTAGCCCAGAGCATGAATTATGCAAAGATATACATGTGGATGCTGGGGACCATTTTGATTCCAGAGGTATCAAATTTTCATGTTCAGGTACTCAAAATTGTGAGCCGATGGTTGTGGCCCAAATTCCAAAGCCTTTATCACCTGATTCTATTGAAGAACAGACCTGTCTCGGATGCAATCAAGGTTCACTGGCTCAGATGTTGCCTCTGAAGGACGAATGCAGAAATGAGAATCCCGGGTCTGAGTTTAGCAACGATAAAGCTGAAAAACCTCTGAGTGAACTTGATTCATCAGATCATTCTGGAATGTGTTCAGATTCTGTCTTAATGGCTGTTGATCGTAAATGTTCACCACAAAATGGTACTAATTTGCTTCTTTGCAGCACAGAGGGTAGTTATTCTGGGAGTGCCAAGTTGTGGAAACTTTCCCTTCATGCAGACGACCAAGTTGATGGCATGTAAGCATGTGCTGATAATTTACCATATGGTTTTCTTATAGTGTCAATTAGATGTTAcaattttcaattaatttcagCCTTCAGATATTAATTTACTCTATTTCTTGTCTGCACTCTCTTTTGAAACTTTGTGGCTTGATGCTTCTTCATTTTAGGTGCGAGGTTGtgaaagaaattaaaccaaCACAGAGGGAGTCTAATGGTATTCTAACGTCTACATCAGTGAAGGTTATGGCTGGAGCTGCTGCGGATGGTCCGCCAAATTTATCTCATTCTAATTCTGTTTCTGATGACCATTTGGGTTATAAGGATGTCTCATCTTCAACTCCTTCAGATGGTGTAGGCTCTCTTGCACGCGCGTCTCCTCCCAATACATCGATCTGCAATACTTCAACATCTGATAATGATAACATTCTTGAAAATAATGGCTGTTGTAGTCCCGATGTTAATTTGCACCCTGCGAAATCCAAAAATACGGGCAAATGGAGCAGTAAAGCAGAAGCAGCTACTGCTCTAGCATCTTTTCAGGCCGTCATTGGAACATTAACAAGGACAAAGGAAAGCATTGGCCGAGCCACTCGCATTGCAATTGACTGTGCAAAGTTTGGTGTTGCTGCTAAGGTATGTTCATATTTTTGTGGTTCTCATGTCCCAATGCTGCTTGAGGGATGGAGACATTGTCTACCTATTTGGGTTGTTCATCGTTCAGTTCTGGCAGATTTGTCATTGATCTGCCAACCGAATGGAAGGTCTGTCGGATTTGATATTGATCTGCCAACTGAATGGAATGGTGTACGTTCGCTATTTCAGCAAACAATTTGTCTGACGTTGTAATTGAATTTTACATAGTCAAACCATTCAGTTTAAAGAGAGAATATCGGGCCTTTGAACCATCGAGGCAAAAGGCCAACACCCTGGCCTTGGAATTTTGAATTCACAAAATACCACTAACAGAGAGATGATCCGAAAATAAGTATTTGAAGAGATAATTGATGACAATTTGAAGTATTTGGTCGGGACTTGGGAGGGAGAGTATTAAGGAGAATAAAATAAGTGTGTTTAGAAGCTGAATGACGATTAAGTTTTGGAATTCTTGATTAAGGTTTTCTTGGTAGTCTTTTGATTAAGTAGCTAGCTCCTATTTGGTATAACCATACGTTTCTACATCTCATGATCCGTTATATACCAGGGTCAAGAACATCATGTTTGTGGATTGTTATCATAAGTTTTCGCTGGGTGtcatcataattttttgctATAAAGTGCAATATGTTCTTTTCTCTGTTTCTCTATCCCTTTCTgtgtctttcttttcttttctgtagtGGAAACCATAATGGAGTGTTCTGTAATTGGTTACtgcatttaatttattttttcttttattcatgtCCTATTTAAGATCCCTTTGGTAATTGTAAACAGTTGCAGCAGACATTATACTTTTGTACCATATATTTTCATTGATGCGTAGAGTATTTAAATTCAGGTGGTCGAAATTCTTGTCCGTGATTTGCAAAGTGAATTAAGTTTGCGCAGAAGGGTTGACTTGTTTTTCCTTGTGGACTCTATCACACAGTGCTCTCGAGGTTTGAAAGGTAAAGTATTCAATGCCATGCTATAAAACCACTGGATCGTGATGTTCCTAGATGTCATGTATATTTGAATGATTCTTCTGGTGATGACGGATCATCCGTTGTCTTTCATTTATTGGTGATGCTGAGGTTTGATGCGAATTTCCAGGTGGCGTTGGTGGTATTTATCCTTCAGCAATCCAAGCAGTGTTGCCACGCTTGTTATTAGCTGCTGCTCCTCCTGGAAGTGATGCACAAGAAAATCGTAGGCAGTGTTTGAAGGCAAGGGACAGTGACCTCCTTTCTTCAACCGAAATACAGAAGAAAAAGCAGTAATAACAACAGATGTAACATTTTGGTTTTGAGCCTTTGGCTTACAATTTCTCCTTCCCTTTACTGTGTAGGTTTTGAAGCTTTGGTTGGAAAGAAGGATCCTTCCAGATTCCATTGTTCGCCACCATATTCGAGACCTTGAGTCCCTCAGTGTTTCATCTTCTTCTGGTCCCTATTCTCGTCGGCCCTTGCGCACAGAAAGGGCTTTTGATGATCCTATTAGGCAAATGGAGGGTATGCTTGTTGATGAATATGGAAGGTCTGAAATTTTCTCTAACTTCTCTACATCGTTCTCTTGGGAATAGAAAAGATATGAAAGTCATCAATTTGTCTTGTTGTTTCAGCAATTCAAGTTTTCAGCTTCCTGGTTTTCATATGCCCCCTATGCTCAAGGATGAAGGGGAAGAAAGCGATTCTGATGGTGGGAGTTTCGAGGCTGTTACTCCTGAGCACGATTCCAAAACCCCTGAAGAAACGGAAGGAATTCCAGTACCTGCAGCAATAGGGAACCATAGACATATTTTGGAAGAGGTTGATGGCGAGCTTGAAATGGAGGATGTGGCTCCCACTTGTGAAGCTGTTACGAGTTCCACCTCAACTTCTTGCATCAATACTTCAAAGTCTATGCACCCTCAGCTTGAACAACATTTTCCACCTACCTTCACCCCACCAGTACCTGAGAATGTGCCGCCATCGTTTCCTCCTTTGCCAACATCACCACCACCTGCAGCTCCACCCCCGCCACCAGCCCTTCCACCCCCACCGCCAGCCCTTCCACCCCCACCGCCAGTCCTTCCACCCCCACCACCAGTCCTGCCGCCTATGCCTCCAATGCCTGCTTCTGTATCCGATAGTCTTGATTCAAAGCTCTATGTGAGTGCAAGTGTATTGCTCCTTAATTCTTTTGcaatatttttctttactaACGGAGAGCCGTGTTCTGTCTTCTGGAGCATTCATTTTACTGTTCTTTGTGTTGATTGGGCTTACATTTGCAGAATGTCAGAGAAAACTTGCATCAGTTTGGGGCCCAGCAGCCTGTTGCACCTGGAGTAAACTCAATAAACTCCGATGCAGTGCTTTATCAGGCTCCTGAATCCAGAGACGTTAAGATGCAAACACAGATACCAGATTTCAGCAGTAATCCTGGGCCGCATCAGCCAGTTTTACCTATGAATGGTGTCCAACAGTCGGATGGTGCCACCTTCTACAACAAGGGTTATCATCTGCCACCACCTCAACCTGCACCATCAAATCAGTTCTCTTACGTTCAGTCTGATCAGCAAGTGCAGTCAAGGGAGCTCCCACCCCCTCCCCCTTCCTATCCTAACAGAGCCCATTTTGCGCAGAGCACAGATGGTGGAAGTTTTTGCACCGACCACGACAGAATGAACGTGGCCCCACATGAGCACAGGGAGAGCTGGAGGTTTCCGGGGCCCTCATTTTCTGGTAAGCTGTGTTAGTTGATTTGACTCAGAGATTCTACGTCTGGTCACGCGTTGTCTTTTTCGCTTTGATATTTGTTGGTTACATGTTATTTATGGCAACACTGCCTCAGGTACGCACTACCCTGAACCTGCCAGAGGGCCATATCCTCCTGCGCCGTATGGTGGCCCACCGTGTGAACCACCATTACCAAACCATATGTGGGGTTTTCCTCCCCAGACTGTGAACCATAGAGAATTCACGGCTCATAGACCACCATCCAGAGGTCCAATCCCAGTGGCAACCAGAGGTTTGTGTTCGCTTCCCACTTCTTCTTTAGGCAAATAGGAAATTCTGCTCGTGTGCTATTTGATCCTTTATATCGTGTCTAGCTCAATTTTGAGGGAACTAAAATCGCTTATTGCATCCCTTCAGCTCCTAGCTTTTGGCAACCAAGATAAACCGTCACTGTGGTGCTAACAATGCTGGTACTATACACTTTCCTTCTCCTGTTTTTGCATCGTTTCAATGCATATTTACCTTGCTACTGACTACATTCTTGTTGCAATTGTTAGGTATAACCCGTTTTTGATCTCGGTACTGCGGCTTGTTGAAATGTTTGAGATAATATTCTGGTCCAGCTGTTTCTAGAATTCGGAGGCTCAATCTTCAGAAAGTTACGCAGCAGTAAACAAAGAAATGTTTGGTACGTGGTTGTATATATGTTCTTCTATCCTCTCTTCTGCTAATGCGCATGGTTTAGACAGGCCATTGGTGAATGGAGAGAGCTGTAACCTATGTCTAGGCTGTTGACTTATGTATGGAttatatcttcttctttttttttggaagtttgaGAGAATAAGTCTAATTTATGTTTTGAAGCCCTCTATAGGATGTTAATATCATTTTTGGGGAATTTGCTAGGAGTTCTTTTCTAACAACCGTCTTTTTTTAAGAGTTGTCTTATATCTTGTAAGAATTTGTCTGTCTTATTTTATTTGTACATTTCAAGGAGTATTCAGCATGAGCCGTTGGTTCAGAGTTATTGAAACTGAATGAAAATTCACAATTGAGAAGTTCTTATTGTTTCCCTGCGCAGTATATTAGTGGATAATACAGtgaggtggttttttttttttgtctcagaTCTGTTGTGATTGTACTACTACTTGGAACAATGAACAGAAAGCGGCTATCCTTTCAGGGAAGAGCATGAAACAATTATGCTAGTGGAGAATCACGAACACATTTGCACAAGCATTCATAATGGATGTGGGCTCCCACACACACATTTGCAGTGTAGTGTGTGGTGGCCCACATCCATTGTGAGTGCTTGTGGTTCTAGCATTATTTAAGCACGAAATGAGAATTTTGATAGTTTGGTAGTAACATTATTGTTTTTCAGTTCTGCTATGCACAAAGATCACATGGACAGATTCTGCTCTTATATCTTTCATGGGGCCCGCTTAGGGTCCTACGAAGATGATCCGATTGGATTGTCCTATGCAGTTTGAAACGCCCATAATCATCATACAAGTACAAACCCTCTCTGAAAAAAGCCCATAATCATCCATGAAGCAAATCTCCcccaaagaaagaagaaaagcaCACGAAGGCAAGAAGCGGCGGACACCCCATCCGAAGAAGCTGCAAAACCACGGCAAGTACAAAACAAGGAAGAAGACTCAAAATGAACATTCAAACGCCCATACACAAGGGGCAAAATTCAAAGGCATAGCCGCCTCCACAAAAAGTCAGCAGAACAACAAAGCAGCACCAAAACAGTCAAGGAAACTCAGCAGACCCCGACAGTACTGTAAGTATTACACCTGTGAAATGCTCATTGAGACGAAAACACAAGGGTGGGCGGACTCGAGCAAACGTTATAGCAAAGCTCGCTAGGTCAAAAACCTTGCAAGGGAGACCTAGGCAAAACTTAGAGCACAAAAGGAGAGAGCATAACACACTGAGcgaaccccaaatcaaaaaCACAATTCAACTACGTAACGTCTGATTCTCCCagtgggatacgtaggcaatctcttcTCAAGATTCGGTCCaataacaaacacaaaacagtATGTCGAGGTGTCAAAACTTGCCAAGGTGTCCACCATAGCCTGTCTGAGACATGGAAGCCGATCTAACAAATTAATGGGTTCTTCTCCCGAGGCATGTATAGTTGTATACAAGGGGCAATTCATGAGCATTTGTACCAATCAATGAGTAGGTTTAACATTTAGCATAACGTATGTGCAGAATGAGCAAACACTCCTTTTCAAATCCAAGCAAAGGGTACAAGTTTTCAAAACTCTCGTTTAAAAACACTTGTTCCTGTTTTCAAAACATAAAGGAAAAAGCCAATCCAAATCTGGATCTTACAAACTCCTCTAGCTAGGTATAAAAAGGGAACCCTTGGTTGATTGTTCGTACAGAAGCAAAACGGCCAAAGATGGCTTGGAAACAATTCTTCTCTAGACTATTTAGACAGAAGACTCACAGTCTCACAGCCAGAACTTTGGCCTCGATGTCCCGGACAACAGGACTTCTTGTCTGCTGCATTTTTGCAATTTTGACAGCAACTGTTGACATTTGTCTCGGCCTTGGCTTTTCCGCCAAGCTACCACTTCAACTCAAAACCTATCAAAAGCAGTACACCAAAAAGTTTCATGCTATGCTAAGAACAATCCTATCCGAGACAAAAATCCGAGATTGGCGAGAAGCCGACCAAGGACACACCAAATGGGCCAAGTCCAAAGCACCAATGGGTCGTAACCCAAACACCCAAAAGGGACAAGTCCGTACAACCAATGGGCCAAGCCTAGAaactaaaaaccaaaaaccctagtCAGATCCCTACCCTCAGCCGACCTAAGACTTGATCCGCTGCGCACAGACATACTGATGCCACAGCCACCGAGAAGCCATCGCCACCTCCAGAACCAGCAAGAGCGGCTGCCACATGCCCACCCGCCGGACCAGATCCAAGCTTCAAAACCTTGGCAAACCGCGAGCAAATTGAAGTCCTCTTCGGTGAGGCAAAAAGAAACCGTTGGTGGGTTTTATCTACCGCGCTCAACTCGTCTGCTCAGAAATCAGTTCATTCACATTCGGACCAACTGTGGTCCTGACACGCCTGCGAATTTCAATCAAACGGCCAAGGGCGTTGTTTTGCTTTTTCAAGGGAAACGTTGTCATTATTATGAATTGCCATGGAAAAGCAACAGCAGGGAAATATATACAGGACTTGATCAGACGGCTCAAACATTTGATAACCATTTGCAGGGCTAAAAACGAATTGTTCACATCTAGTAGGTTTAGTTACTAATGGGGTATAATTTCACCATTACAGCTTTATTGttccacaaaagaaaaattattcacaaTAGATGAAAACAAACTCCGGCAGGAAAATACGATTGCATTTTAGCACATTTGGTTCTTCTATCGCGGCTCTTACTTGCCAAATGTTACGGTACCACCATTGATATTCAGGTTCGCAAATGAAAAACCGCCACTGGTATTTGTGCTCCCAATTGCTGGACCACCTCCGCTAAACTTGTTCACGGTTGATGCACCACCTCCGGTATTCTTCTTATTTTCGCCATCGTCATTCAAGTCTCCATCTTCATCGTCGTTCaagtcgtcgtcgtcgtcggaTGCACCACCTCGGTCGGTACCCGTGTTCCCAGTTGAAGTGCCGGTGCCATCTTCGGGTTTCGGGCGTGACGCCTTTTTCCAATCTTCAATGATGAAGTTGGTTGGGTATTTTCGACCTTCGGATTCAGTTTTCAAAAATCCCTTACTGTCTGTTTCGATGGAAACCCACATTGCATACGTTGAAATTTCCAAATGGAAGACACTAACACCGCCCCTGGGTGTACTTGAACAACGTACAAGTATCACCTGATAGGCGAGAGTCTGGTTTTTTGGCGAGTGGTTTCTCAATATAGATCCACGTAACATTTATAAGCAATTTTACgccaattccaattccaatttttatttttattagtaCAGTATATGACTATTAATGTGATGGTTGGCTCTCCACTTAATTTATGTAAGCTTTCAGGTTGTATGTAAAATTCTTTAATTAATGGTATTAAAGTCAACCTACAACAATCTATACATGTTTAACCCTTTGGGCAAAAAGTAATAAATTGTCCTCAAgtcatttttctttaaaatttggtcatatttgtttaattttttttatgaaattaatCAATCTTCTTAAcaagatgaatctaaaaagtgtgaaattaattataactctctctttctctctctctcaggttcGAAATTTAACTAAGGCATGCGACCACTACTGCGCATGTTTTCAGACAGAATTACTTAATAAATAACTTATCATTAATACAAATATGCTACTTGCATCCAACTTTAAAATTAATAGCAATAAAAGACTTTTCCGAGCTAGCAAGTTGGTAGAGGTTCAATAGTTCAAATGCAGATGTTATTTACTCAAATAAACGAAAAAATGTTAGGTTAATGAAGTTGACTATCAGAGAATCTGATATTGCTAGTTTGGCATGACGTTTATTATCATTTAATACAAGGGTGGCCTCTCCACCTAGAAATAACTTTGAGCTTCTAGGTTGTATATATGTAAAACTCTTTTGTGGTATTTGAGTCATACCCATTATActttacatttttttgtttgcattgcCACACTGGATTGCATGACATgacaaatctcaaaaaatagcGATCGggaaacaataaaattttgttacATATGTTTTATATTTTGTGAATGAATCATTCGTCTTGACAAAAGATCACAAAAAATTCGTTAATAGCGAATTTCTTAAGTGCCTTTTATTGTATCTCGAGCATAGTTTTATGATGCAATGAATACCTGGGGTGACTTCTATTGAGAGATTAGGGGTAATTCCACTAATGAATAAGTCAgtgtgaataagttgttgattaCAAGTTATTAG
The sequence above is a segment of the Rhododendron vialii isolate Sample 1 chromosome 13a, ASM3025357v1 genome. Coding sequences within it:
- the LOC131312308 gene encoding protein HUA2-LIKE 2-like isoform X2, which codes for MLFSNFLLGFHIQHKHLLSRAFCNPADVEEFTEEKKDTLLLRRHGKGADYVRAVHEIIESYEELKKQEQLVDINYVDEASVTNALDLDGDVALNDQIEAPSIMLSSCVKKSNSTGEKEESSLPVGDAAYATEADLGDRDTSSEEPNDSSVVTRKPRANIFSSEKSRGDVQPQNSSSEKRDSSASRSRSSSRVYTSRFQKKSMLPSSNSNKLAEDIAAKVLQNGLVRRSKRIRKSPDVSEGHDTGSPALLPNGGNEENGSEIVTVESDTFSLTEGSAVESGCKPLQPESVVECGERDVELSLALDFQIKAVVLKKKRKPNRKRVTNDAPESIDRLNKKAGAEIEVHKAGQVSRTSNEKSLERFSKEDGDEHLPLVKRARVRMGRPSSVGEELDTVMQSEDKLIEVSNSFSRQVSTQSQQHGPDKNLFLVNGVTEIPSLPNKGPQSSAQPPQLSDLKKKQQFCCSVDGEAALPPSKRLHRALEAMSANAAEDGQMEEPLSKKILTNGCCLSSPTDSLHTSMESGLSNGFGVQNVSILSNNASLGTCGISDICDPAEPKEIVKSSTEVSICHRPVRSSSSPEHELCKDIHVDAGDHFDSRGIKFSCSGTQNCEPMVVAQIPKPLSPDSIEEQTCLGCNQGSLAQMLPLKDECRNENPGSEFSNDKAEKPLSELDSSDHSGMCSDSVLMAVDRKCSPQNGTNLLLCSTEGSYSGSAKLWKLSLHADDQVDGMCEVVKEIKPTQRESNGILTSTSVKVMAGAAADGPPNLSHSNSVSDDHLGYKDVSSSTPSDGVGSLARASPPNTSICNTSTSDNDNILENNGCCSPDVNLHPAKSKNTGKWSSKAEAATALASFQAVIGTLTRTKESIGRATRIAIDCAKFGVAAKVVEILVRDLQSELSLRRRVDLFFLVDSITQCSRGLKGGVGGIYPSAIQAVLPRLLLAAAPPGSDAQENRRQCLKVLKLWLERRILPDSIVRHHIRDLESLSVSSSSGPYSRRPLRTERAFDDPIRQMEGMLVDEYGSNSSFQLPGFHMPPMLKDEGEESDSDGGSFEAVTPEHDSKTPEETEGIPVPAAIGNHRHILEEVDGELEMEDVAPTCEAVTSSTSTSCINTSKSMHPQLEQHFPPTFTPPVPENVPPSFPPLPTSPPPAAPPPPPALPPPPPALPPPPPVLPPPPPVLPPMPPMPASVSDSLDSKLYNVRENLHQFGAQQPVAPGVNSINSDAVLYQAPESRDVKMQTQIPDFSSNPGPHQPVLPMNGVQQSDGATFYNKGYHLPPPQPAPSNQFSYVQSDQQVQSRELPPPPPSYPNRAHFAQSTDGGSFCTDHDRMNVAPHEHRESWRFPGPSFSGTHYPEPARGPYPPAPYGGPPCEPPLPNHMWGFPPQTVNHREFTAHRPPSRGPIPVATRAPSFWQPR
- the LOC131312308 gene encoding protein HUA2-LIKE 2-like isoform X1, encoding MAPSRRKGGGRASAAAATAAACKKWKVGDLVLAKVKGFPAWPATVSAPEKWGYTAGWKKVLVHFFGTQQIAFCNPADVEEFTEEKKDTLLLRRHGKGADYVRAVHEIIESYEELKKQEQLVDINYVDEASVTNALDLDGDVALNDQIEAPSIMLSSCVKKSNSTGEKEESSLPVGDAAYATEADLGDRDTSSEEPNDSSVVTRKPRANIFSSEKSRGDVQPQNSSSEKRDSSASRSRSSSRVYTSRFQKKSMLPSSNSNKLAEDIAAKVLQNGLVRRSKRIRKSPDVSEGHDTGSPALLPNGGNEENGSEIVTVESDTFSLTEGSAVESGCKPLQPESVVECGERDVELSLALDFQIKAVVLKKKRKPNRKRVTNDAPESIDRLNKKAGAEIEVHKAGQVSRTSNEKSLERFSKEDGDEHLPLVKRARVRMGRPSSVGEELDTVMQSEDKLIEVSNSFSRQVSTQSQQHGPDKNLFLVNGVTEIPSLPNKGPQSSAQPPQLSDLKKKQQFCCSVDGEAALPPSKRLHRALEAMSANAAEDGQMEEPLSKKILTNGCCLSSPTDSLHTSMESGLSNGFGVQNVSILSNNASLGTCGISDICDPAEPKEIVKSSTEVSICHRPVRSSSSPEHELCKDIHVDAGDHFDSRGIKFSCSGTQNCEPMVVAQIPKPLSPDSIEEQTCLGCNQGSLAQMLPLKDECRNENPGSEFSNDKAEKPLSELDSSDHSGMCSDSVLMAVDRKCSPQNGTNLLLCSTEGSYSGSAKLWKLSLHADDQVDGMCEVVKEIKPTQRESNGILTSTSVKVMAGAAADGPPNLSHSNSVSDDHLGYKDVSSSTPSDGVGSLARASPPNTSICNTSTSDNDNILENNGCCSPDVNLHPAKSKNTGKWSSKAEAATALASFQAVIGTLTRTKESIGRATRIAIDCAKFGVAAKVVEILVRDLQSELSLRRRVDLFFLVDSITQCSRGLKGGVGGIYPSAIQAVLPRLLLAAAPPGSDAQENRRQCLKVLKLWLERRILPDSIVRHHIRDLESLSVSSSSGPYSRRPLRTERAFDDPIRQMEGMLVDEYGSNSSFQLPGFHMPPMLKDEGEESDSDGGSFEAVTPEHDSKTPEETEGIPVPAAIGNHRHILEEVDGELEMEDVAPTCEAVTSSTSTSCINTSKSMHPQLEQHFPPTFTPPVPENVPPSFPPLPTSPPPAAPPPPPALPPPPPALPPPPPVLPPPPPVLPPMPPMPASVSDSLDSKLYNVRENLHQFGAQQPVAPGVNSINSDAVLYQAPESRDVKMQTQIPDFSSNPGPHQPVLPMNGVQQSDGATFYNKGYHLPPPQPAPSNQFSYVQSDQQVQSRELPPPPPSYPNRAHFAQSTDGGSFCTDHDRMNVAPHEHRESWRFPGPSFSGTHYPEPARGPYPPAPYGGPPCEPPLPNHMWGFPPQTVNHREFTAHRPPSRGPIPVATRAPSFWQPR